ATAAAGTATTACCAGCGACGATTAACGTTAGCCAGCCGAGTCCAAAGCTTGATATCGAAAACTCGCCTTTCTATCTTAATACTGAAACGCGCCCTTGGTTACCACGTGTAGATGGTACGCCGCGCCGTGCGGGTATTAGCTCATTTGGTTTTGGTGGTACTAACTTCCACTTTGTACTAGAAGAGTACAAGCCAGAACATAGCCGTATCGACAGCGAAAAAGCAAAATATCGCCAACGCCAAGTCGCGCAAAGCTTCCTTGTTAGTGCTCAAAGCAAAGACGCACTCATTAAAGAGTTAAATGCATTAGCAGCCGCAAGCGCAGAATCAACCTTTAACCTTAAAGATGCCGCTGCAGACTTCGCAGTACGCGAGCTCGCCGCCAACGCACCGCGTATCGGTCTGGTCGCCAATAACGCCGCAGAATTGAGCACCTTTATTAAGCAAGCCGTCGCTAAGCTATCAACTAGTGATGACACTCAATGGCAACTACCCGGTGGCATTAGCTACCGTACTAGCGCCATTGTTGATGCTGCAAACAAAGCATCAGGCAAAGTGGCTGCATTATTCGCAGGACAAGGTTCGCAATATCTCAACATGGGACGCGACCTCGCTTGTTACTACCCAGAGATGCGTCAGCAATTAGTGACTGCAGATAAAGTGTTTGCCGCCAACGACAAAACACCACTATCGCAAATCTTGTATCCAAAACCTGTCTTTAATAAAGATGATGTGAAGACACAAGAAGCCGTATTGACTAACACAGCTAATGCGCAAAGCGCTATCGGCGCCGTTTCAATGGGCCAATATGCACTATTTACTGCAGCAGGCTTTAATGCCGATATGGTGGCAGGTCACAGCTTTGGTGAGCTAAGCGCATTATGTGCTGCTGGCGTTATTTCAGCTGACGACTACTACAAACTAGCCTTTGCCCGTGGCGACGCTATGGCAACTAAAGTCGCGGCTAAAGACGGTGTTGAGGCTGACACTGGCGCCATGTTTGCCATCATCCATAAAGCGGATGACCTGGCCACGCTTGAAAGCACTATCGCTAAATTCGATGGTGTTAAAGTTGCTAATTATAATGCGCCGACACAATCAGTCATTGCTGGCCCAACAGCCACTACGGGCGACGCTGCCAAGGCGCTTAGTGAATTAGGTTACAAAGCGATTAACTTGCCTGTGTCGGGTGCTTTCCACACCGAACTTGTCGGTCACGCTCAAGCGCCTTTCGCTAAAGCAATTGATGGCGCCAAGTTTACCAAGCCAAGCCGAGCGTTATATTCAAACGCAACTGGCGCACTTTACGACAGTACTGCTGCCAAGGTTAAGGCCTCGTTCAAGAAACATATGCTTCAATCAGTGCGTTTCACTGCGCAGTTAGAAGCGATGTTTGACGCTGGCGCACGAGTATTTGTTGAGTTCGGTCCGAAGAACATTTTGCAAAAGCTAGTACAGGGGACGTTGAGCGACAAGTTAAATGAACTTTGTATCATCTCAGTCAACCCAAGCCCTAAGGGCGATAGTGATCTGCAGCTTAAACAAGCCGCAGTGCAGCTCGCTGTTGCTGGTGTACAACTTGATAATATCGATCCATACCAGGCTGATATTGCTGCACCTGCAAAACGCTCACCGATGAATATCACACTAAACGCAGCTAACCATATTAGCCCTGCGACTCGCGCTAAAATGGCCAAGTCGTTAGAGACTGGCACCGTTAAAAGCACAACCATCATCGAAGAGAAAGTCATCGAGAAGGTTGTAGAGAAAGTTGTTGAAGTTGAAAAAATCGTCGAAGTGCAAACCGTTATTGAAAAAGAAGTAGAGAAGATCGTGGAGATTGCAGTACCAATGTCTAATGAGCATGTAGCGCCTAACGGCCAAGTCGCAGTGAGTACAATCGCACAGCCAGCAACAGTCAGTGTTAGCACTGATGCATTGTCGCAGTTCTTTGCCGCGCAGCAACAAGCTGCAGAGCTGCATCAGCAATTTCTTAGTATTCCACAGCAATATGGTGAGACGTTTACCAGCTTAATGACTGAGCAAACTAAACTAGCTGGTGCGGGTGTTGCTTTACCTGAAAGCTTGCAACGTTCGATGGAGCAATTCCATCAGCTACAAGCACAAACAGTACAAAGCCATACTCAATTCTTGGAAATGCAAGCAGGCAACAATAATGCCGCGCTTAACATGCTTAACGGCTCTGCGATTGTGAGTCCAGTTCATGCGCCGATTACTCAGAACCTTGCAGCAGCACCAACCCCAGCACTAGCAGCACCTGTTGTTGCAGCTATCGTTGCGCCAGAAGCAGCTCCTGTAGTTGCTCCAGTAGTGAATGCACCACACGTTACAGCGGCGCCAGTTCATCGCCAAGCAGCACCCGCTGCGCGTATCGAACCTATTGCCGCGCCAGTTGTTGCCGCACCAGTAGCTCCTACAGTAACTATTGGTTTGAGCGCGACTCTTTCTGCAGAGAAGGTACAAGCAACCATGCTTGAAGTTGTAGCAGAAAAGACCGGTTACCCAACCGAGATGCTTGAGCTTGAAATGGATATGGAAGCTGATTTAGGTATCGACTCTATTAAACGTGTTGAGATCTTAGGTACTGTGCAAGATGAGCTTCCGAGCTTACCTGAGCTAAGCCCAGAAGATTTAGCAGAGTGTCGTACACTTGGTGAAATCGTTAGCTATATGAACAGCAAACTCTCTACAAGTACCGCTGAAGGCTCTGCTCCTCAAGTTAGTGCAGCACCTGTTACAGCATCTAACGGTTTAAGTGCAGAAAAAGTACAAGCGACCATGATGTCTGTTGTCGCTGAAAAGACCGGTTACCCTACCGAGATGCTCGAGCTTGAGATGGATATGGAAGCCGATTTAGGTATCGATTCTATCAAGCGCGTTGAGATCTTGGGTACAGTGCAAGATGAGCTTCCGAGCTTACCTGAGCTAAGCCCAGAAGATTTAGCTGAGTGCCGCACGTTAGGCGAAATCGTTAGCTATATGAACAGCAAACTATCTACAAGTACCGCTGAAGGCTCTGCTCCTCAAGTTAGTGCAGCACCTGTTACACAATCTAACGGTTTAAGTGCAGAAAAAGTACAAGCGACCATGATGTCTGTTGTCGCTGAAAAGACTGGTTACCCTACCGAGATGCTCGAGCTTGAAATGGATATGGAAGCCGATTTAGGTATCGACTCCATCAAACGTGTTGAGATCTTGGGTACTGTGCAGGATGAGCTACCAAGCTTGCCTGAGCTTAACCCAGAAGATCTAGCAGAGTGTCGTACACTTGGCGAAATCGTGGCTTACATGAACTCTAAGCTGGCTGACGGCTCTCAACTTTCTAAAGGTGCCGCTGAAGGCTCTAGCGCTGCGGCGGCTCATAATATTAGTGCTGAGACAGCCTTGAGCGCACAAGAAGTACAAGCGACCATGATGTCAGTGGTTGCTGACAAGACTGGCTACCCAACTGAAATGCTTGAACTGAGCATGGATATGGAAGCTGACCTTGGTATCGACTCTATCAAGCGTGTTGAAATTCTCGGAACAGTACAAGATGAGCTACCTAGCTTGCCTGAACTCAACCCTGAAGATCTAGCAGAGTGCCGTACACTTGGCGAAATCGTGGCTTATATGGGAAGCAAGCTTCCAGCTGAAGGCTCTATGAACTCTCAGCCAGCTAGCACTGCAGCTCCTCAAGTTAGTGCTGCACCTGTTACAGCATCAAACGGTTTAAGTGCTGAAACAGCCTTGAGCGCACAAGAAGTACAAGCAACAATGATGTCAGTCGTTGCAGACAAGACCGGCTACCCAACTGAGATGCTTGAACTGAGCATGGATATGGAAGCTGACCTTGGTATCGACTCTATCAAACGTGTTGAAATTCTCGGGACGGTACAAGATGAGCTTCCAGGCTTACCTGAACTAAACCCTGAAGATCTAGCTGAGTGTCGTACTCTTGGCGAAATCGTAGCTTACATGAACTCTAAGCTGGCTGATGGCTCTCAACTTTCTACAGGTGCCGCTGAAGGCTCGCTCTCTGCAGAGAAAGTACAGGCCACCATGATGTCAGTGGTTGCTGACAAAACTGGCTACCCAACTGAAATGCTTGAACTGAGCATGGATATGGAAGCTGACCTTGGTATTGACTCTATCAAGCGCGTTGAGATCTTAGGGACGGTACAAGATGAGCTTCCAGGCTTACCTGAACTAAACCCAGAAGATCTAGCTGAATGTCGCACCTTAGGCGAAATCGTTAGCTATATGAACAGCAAGCTGGCCAATGCAGGTGCTGCGGTATCTGGCGCAGTTAAATCAGTTGCCAACACGATTAGCACTTCTCTTGAACTACCACCTCACAGCGAGGTGGCACTAAAAAAGCTTAGTGCGGCGGACAAACTAGAAAGCTGTTTCGCCGCAGACACAAACGTTGTGATCACAGATGATGGCCACAACGCAGGTGTACTAGCAGAGAAACTGGTTAAACAAGGGCTAAAAGTGGCTGTTGTTCGACTAACCGAAGGCAATGCTCATTCACCACTTTCAAGCGATGTAGCAAGCTTTCAAGCAACATCAGCTGACGAAGCCGGTATTAACGCTGTCATTGCACAAATCGAGCAACAACTCGGTGCAATCGGTGGATTCATCCACCTGCAGCCAGAAGCCAGTGATAGTAATCAAGGCGACGCAGTAAACTTAAATGAGCAAAGCTTTAACCACCTGAGCCAAGCGTTCTTATGGGCTAAACTGCTACAACCGAAGCTTACTGTCGATAACAATGCCCGTCGTTGTTTCGTAACAGTCAGTCGTATTGATGGCGGCTTTGGCTACCTCAATACTCAAGCATTACAAACTGCTGAGCTTAACCAAGCCGCGTTAGCAGGATTAACTAAAACACTCGGTCACGAATGGCCAACTGTTTTTTGCCGCGCATTAGATATCGCCACCGATGTTGATGCAACGCACTTCGCAGATGCTATTACCAGCGAGCTTTTTGATGCCAATACCCAGTTACCTGAGGTTGGTATTGCAACAGATAAGCATGGCGATATTGGCCGCGTAACGCTAGTTGCAGGCGACGCGAGCAATAAAACCGCTAAAGCAGAGCTAAACAGTTCAGATAAAATACTGGTGACCGGGGGAGCAAAAGGCGTCACATTCGAATGTGCACTCGCCTTAGCCCGTCGTACTCAGTCTCACTTTATCTTAGCCGGTCGTAGTGAATTGCAAGCATTGCCAAGTTGGGCTGCGGGTAAGCAAACCAGCGAGCTTAAATCTGCCGCCATTGCGCATATTATCGCAACGGGTCAAAAGCCAACGCCAAAGCAAGTTGATGCCCTAGTGTGGCCAGTGCAGAGCAGCATTGAGATCAACACTGCACTCGAGGCTTTTGCTAGCGTCGGCGCATCGGCTGAATACGTCAGCATGGATGTCACCGATACCACTGCAATTAGCGCAGCACTAAAAGGCCGTTCAAGCGAAATAACCGGTCTAATTCATGGTGCAGGCGTACTTGCTGATAAGCATATTCAAGACAAAACACTGGCAGAGCTTGCGCGAGTTTACGGTACTAAGGTTAATGGCCTTAAAGCACTGCTTGCGGCACTTGAGCCAAATAACATCAAACTGCTAGCGATGTTCTCATCGGCTGCAGGTTTTTACGGTAACACTGGCCAAAGTGATTACGCTATGTCTAACGACATCCTTAACAAGGCGGCACTGCAGTTCACTGCTCGCAACCCACAAGCTAAAGTCATGAGCTTTAACTGGGGACCTTGGGATGGCGGCATGGTTAACCCTGCATTGAAGAAGATGTTCACCGACCGCGGTGTATATGTCATTCCTTTGCAAGCTGGCGCAGAACTGTTTGCTACTCAGTTACTCAGTGAGACTGGGGCGCAGTTGTTAATTGGTACCTCTATGCAAGGCGCTGACGCTGCGACTGGAGCTGCATCTGTAAAAAAGCTTAATGCGGGTGAGGTGCAAACTGCATCGCGCTCGCAGCATGCAGCAAAAAATACCGGACACGGCCAGCTAACCGCAGTCACATTGACTCGTCGCCTTAACCCCAATGCATTGGTCTTTATCCAAGACCACCGCATTGGCGGTAACCCTGTGCTACCGACAGTGTGTGCTATCCAATGGATGCGCGAAGCGGCAAGTGAAATGTTAGGTACTTGCGTAAAAGTAATTGATTACAAATTACTAAAGGGCATTGTATTTGACGACTTAGAGCCGCAAGAGATGACGCTAGCGTTAACGCCAACAGATGACGGCAAAACGCTTAGCGCCCTCATTAGCTGCCAAGGTCGCCCGCAATATAAAGCGACACTAATCGCCAGCAGTGACAGCGACTTTGACACTGCATCGGTCCGCGCAGAGCCGCTAACGCCAGCTATGTATGCGTTAGATGCAAGCCAAGCGGTAACATCGGCGGCTACCCTGTATGCAAACGGTACACTGTTCCATGGACCGCGTTTGCAGGGAATTGACACCGTAACGCAATTTGACGACAACAGTTTAATCACCACAGTGAAAATCGCTGAGGTTGATGCTACTGACTGCGGTCAGTTTGTTGCACAATCGCATGTTGGTGGCTGTCAGCCCTTTGCTGAAGACTTGTTACTGCAAGCGATGTTAGTTTGGGCAAGACTTAAACATGGCGCTGCTAGCCTGCCCTCATCAATTGGTGAGTTTGTGGTAAACAGCCCAATGGCATTTGGTGAGCGCGGCTTTATTAAGTTAGATGTGGTTAAAACTAGCGCTCGTTCGCTAGCGGCTAACGTGGCTCTGTACCATGAAAATGGTGAGCTAAGCGCTAAGATGACCGCGGCTAAAGTGACCATTAGTAAGAGTCTGAATGATGCGTTTATCGCCCATTCAACTCTTGCGATTGACAAAACACTTAACGAGGCTAAATAGTGACCACTAAACCACTAAGCCCAGCAGCTGAGCCAGCCGCAGACAAAATTGCGATGCCACTACGCATCGCACTTTTGGTGTTGCCATCAATAGAGCTAAACAATGATGAACTGGCGGCATTGCTGCCAGAACTTAACCGCCCTGATGTTAACAGTTCAGGACTAGGTTCTGCACAAGGCGCTTCGTTAGTCGACAGTATTGTGAAGATCACTGTCGATGACTTTAAAGATGCCAGTTTTGAAAAACAGTTAGACCGAACGATTAACGCTATTGAAGATGGCAAGTTAGTACAGCTAAACACAACCGAGCATGCGTTATTAATGATGCCCGCGTTGAAAGCGGCCCAGCTTAGAATACATCCTCACGCACAGCTCACAGCCATGCAGCGAACAAGTAGCAACAGTAGCAACAGTAGCAACAGTGCCGATAGCAGCTTGACTCGCGCACTCGCTCAGGCAAAGCGTGACAGCGCACATTTAAGCAAGCTTGAGCAGCATAGTGATCTTGATAGTAAGGCGCAGTTCGCAGCCATGCATCAACTCATTAGCCAGCTTGCCAGTCGCACTCACTATCGAGACGAGTTAAATGATGGCGTTGCATTAAGCGCAAAACAAGCCAGAAGCCATTATTGGTTTACCGAGTATCATCAAGCACGCGTAGCAGCGATTAGCTTTAACAATGGTCCGCAATCGGTGAGCTTTGTGATAGCCCAAGGCACTGGTTTTATCGCGGCTAAATCTTTGCTTAATCATCAGCGTTTGCAGTTTATCGTGTGCGGTGACAACCAGGCAGAACTTAACCAAGCAATTACCACCTTAGCGGCAGAACTTAAATCACTGACAGCCGAGCATACTAATATCAGCGTGTTGCAAGCGATGGTCAATAATTTAAGGCAGTACAGAACAAAGAGCAAAACAAAGAGCACTAAAACAAGTGCTAAAGCTCAGCTTTGTGCCGTACTCAATGCCAACTCAATTGAGGCTATGCTACTTGAACTGAATGCATTAAAGGCGGCCGTGGCTAAAACCATTGCGGAGCAGACACAGTACAAAACCCCAAGCGGCAGTTACTTCACCGCTCATGCTTTGGGCAACCAAGCCGAAGCGGGCCTCGCTTTTGTCTACCCAGGCGTCGGTACGGTTTACGCCGACATGTTAAGTGAATTGCATCAATACTTTCCAGCGCTATACGCCAAACTTGAACGTGAAGGCGATCTAAAATCTATGCTGCAAGCTGAGCAGATCTATCATTTAGATCCCAAGCGTGCTGCCGCGATGGACTTAGGTGACTTAGCCATTGCTGGTGTTGGCAGCAGTTATATTCTGACGCAACTATTAACCGATGAATTTAAGGTTAGCCCAGACTTTGCATTGGGGTACTCTATGGGTGAAGCGTCGATGTGGGCCAGCCTTGGGGTGTGGAAAAACCCCCATGACTTGATCAGTAAAACCCAAACCGATCCCCTCTTTACCTCAGCAATATCAGGTAAATTGACCGCCGTCAGACAAGCATGGCAACTGAGCAATAATGAACCCGATATTGTCTGGAACAGTTTTGTGGTCCGCAGCCCAGCAACGCCTATCAAAGCCTTGCTAGTCGATTACCCGCGCGCATATATTGCGATTATTCAAGGTGATACCTGCGTCATCGCTGGCTGCGAAAGCCAGTGTAGAGCGCTACTGTCTGCACTGGGTAAGCGTGGCATTGCTGCCAATCGAGTCACCGCCATGCATACTCCACCCGCAATGGAGGAACATAGCAATGTGGTTAGCTTCTACCAGCAACCGCTTCGAGACGAGCTACCAAATAAGATTAAATTCTTAAGCGCAGCAAACCTCTGTGGTGAACCACGCCATCAAGCGATTAATAAGGTTGGTAGCCAAGCGAATCACCTCAATAGTCATGTTGTCGCTCAATCGATTGCCGACACCTTTTGCCATACCTTGGACTTTACTGCGCTTATCCATAGCGCCCAACGTCAAGGTGCAAAGCTATTTGTTGAGCTAGGGGCTGACAGACAAAACTGCACTTTAATCGACAAAATTGCTAAGCAAGACAGTCAAGATAAAAACGCGGCGGCGCTACTTGAAAACGCA
The Shewanella sp. KX20019 DNA segment above includes these coding regions:
- a CDS encoding type I polyketide synthase, whose translation is MSQTSKPEQSSAPEQAQDSQADTRLNKRLKDMPVAIVGMASIFANSRYLNKFWDLISEKIDAITELPPTHWQKEDYYDANKSTPDKSYCKRGGFLPDVDFNPMEFGLPPNILELTDSSQLLSLIVAKEVLADANLPEGYDRDKIGITLGVGGGQKISHSLTARLQYPVLKKVFANSGISDEDSEMLIKKFQDQYVHWEENSFPGSLGNVIAGRIANRFDFGGMNCVVDAACAGSLAAMRMALSELVEGRSEMMITGGVCTDNSPSMYMSFSKTPAFTTNETIQPFDIDSKGMMIGEGIGMIALKRLEDAERDGDRIYSVIKGIGSSSDGKFKSIYAPRPEGQAKALNRAYDDAGFAPHTLGLIEAHGTGTAAGDAAEFAGLCSVFSEGDDTKQHIALGSVKSQIGHTKSTAGTAGLIKAALALHHKVLPATINVSQPSPKLDIENSPFYLNTETRPWLPRVDGTPRRAGISSFGFGGTNFHFVLEEYKPEHSRIDSEKAKYRQRQVAQSFLVSAQSKDALIKELNALAAASAESTFNLKDAAADFAVRELAANAPRIGLVANNAAELSTFIKQAVAKLSTSDDTQWQLPGGISYRTSAIVDAANKASGKVAALFAGQGSQYLNMGRDLACYYPEMRQQLVTADKVFAANDKTPLSQILYPKPVFNKDDVKTQEAVLTNTANAQSAIGAVSMGQYALFTAAGFNADMVAGHSFGELSALCAAGVISADDYYKLAFARGDAMATKVAAKDGVEADTGAMFAIIHKADDLATLESTIAKFDGVKVANYNAPTQSVIAGPTATTGDAAKALSELGYKAINLPVSGAFHTELVGHAQAPFAKAIDGAKFTKPSRALYSNATGALYDSTAAKVKASFKKHMLQSVRFTAQLEAMFDAGARVFVEFGPKNILQKLVQGTLSDKLNELCIISVNPSPKGDSDLQLKQAAVQLAVAGVQLDNIDPYQADIAAPAKRSPMNITLNAANHISPATRAKMAKSLETGTVKSTTIIEEKVIEKVVEKVVEVEKIVEVQTVIEKEVEKIVEIAVPMSNEHVAPNGQVAVSTIAQPATVSVSTDALSQFFAAQQQAAELHQQFLSIPQQYGETFTSLMTEQTKLAGAGVALPESLQRSMEQFHQLQAQTVQSHTQFLEMQAGNNNAALNMLNGSAIVSPVHAPITQNLAAAPTPALAAPVVAAIVAPEAAPVVAPVVNAPHVTAAPVHRQAAPAARIEPIAAPVVAAPVAPTVTIGLSATLSAEKVQATMLEVVAEKTGYPTEMLELEMDMEADLGIDSIKRVEILGTVQDELPSLPELSPEDLAECRTLGEIVSYMNSKLSTSTAEGSAPQVSAAPVTASNGLSAEKVQATMMSVVAEKTGYPTEMLELEMDMEADLGIDSIKRVEILGTVQDELPSLPELSPEDLAECRTLGEIVSYMNSKLSTSTAEGSAPQVSAAPVTQSNGLSAEKVQATMMSVVAEKTGYPTEMLELEMDMEADLGIDSIKRVEILGTVQDELPSLPELNPEDLAECRTLGEIVAYMNSKLADGSQLSKGAAEGSSAAAAHNISAETALSAQEVQATMMSVVADKTGYPTEMLELSMDMEADLGIDSIKRVEILGTVQDELPSLPELNPEDLAECRTLGEIVAYMGSKLPAEGSMNSQPASTAAPQVSAAPVTASNGLSAETALSAQEVQATMMSVVADKTGYPTEMLELSMDMEADLGIDSIKRVEILGTVQDELPGLPELNPEDLAECRTLGEIVAYMNSKLADGSQLSTGAAEGSLSAEKVQATMMSVVADKTGYPTEMLELSMDMEADLGIDSIKRVEILGTVQDELPGLPELNPEDLAECRTLGEIVSYMNSKLANAGAAVSGAVKSVANTISTSLELPPHSEVALKKLSAADKLESCFAADTNVVITDDGHNAGVLAEKLVKQGLKVAVVRLTEGNAHSPLSSDVASFQATSADEAGINAVIAQIEQQLGAIGGFIHLQPEASDSNQGDAVNLNEQSFNHLSQAFLWAKLLQPKLTVDNNARRCFVTVSRIDGGFGYLNTQALQTAELNQAALAGLTKTLGHEWPTVFCRALDIATDVDATHFADAITSELFDANTQLPEVGIATDKHGDIGRVTLVAGDASNKTAKAELNSSDKILVTGGAKGVTFECALALARRTQSHFILAGRSELQALPSWAAGKQTSELKSAAIAHIIATGQKPTPKQVDALVWPVQSSIEINTALEAFASVGASAEYVSMDVTDTTAISAALKGRSSEITGLIHGAGVLADKHIQDKTLAELARVYGTKVNGLKALLAALEPNNIKLLAMFSSAAGFYGNTGQSDYAMSNDILNKAALQFTARNPQAKVMSFNWGPWDGGMVNPALKKMFTDRGVYVIPLQAGAELFATQLLSETGAQLLIGTSMQGADAATGAASVKKLNAGEVQTASRSQHAAKNTGHGQLTAVTLTRRLNPNALVFIQDHRIGGNPVLPTVCAIQWMREAASEMLGTCVKVIDYKLLKGIVFDDLEPQEMTLALTPTDDGKTLSALISCQGRPQYKATLIASSDSDFDTASVRAEPLTPAMYALDASQAVTSAATLYANGTLFHGPRLQGIDTVTQFDDNSLITTVKIAEVDATDCGQFVAQSHVGGCQPFAEDLLLQAMLVWARLKHGAASLPSSIGEFVVNSPMAFGERGFIKLDVVKTSARSLAANVALYHENGELSAKMTAAKVTISKSLNDAFIAHSTLAIDKTLNEAK
- a CDS encoding PfaB family protein, with the translated sequence MTTKPLSPAAEPAADKIAMPLRIALLVLPSIELNNDELAALLPELNRPDVNSSGLGSAQGASLVDSIVKITVDDFKDASFEKQLDRTINAIEDGKLVQLNTTEHALLMMPALKAAQLRIHPHAQLTAMQRTSSNSSNSSNSADSSLTRALAQAKRDSAHLSKLEQHSDLDSKAQFAAMHQLISQLASRTHYRDELNDGVALSAKQARSHYWFTEYHQARVAAISFNNGPQSVSFVIAQGTGFIAAKSLLNHQRLQFIVCGDNQAELNQAITTLAAELKSLTAEHTNISVLQAMVNNLRQYRTKSKTKSTKTSAKAQLCAVLNANSIEAMLLELNALKAAVAKTIAEQTQYKTPSGSYFTAHALGNQAEAGLAFVYPGVGTVYADMLSELHQYFPALYAKLEREGDLKSMLQAEQIYHLDPKRAAAMDLGDLAIAGVGSSYILTQLLTDEFKVSPDFALGYSMGEASMWASLGVWKNPHDLISKTQTDPLFTSAISGKLTAVRQAWQLSNNEPDIVWNSFVVRSPATPIKALLVDYPRAYIAIIQGDTCVIAGCESQCRALLSALGKRGIAANRVTAMHTPPAMEEHSNVVSFYQQPLRDELPNKIKFLSAANLCGEPRHQAINKVGSQANHLNSHVVAQSIADTFCHTLDFTALIHSAQRQGAKLFVELGADRQNCTLIDKIAKQDSQDKNAAALLENAPCCTVPMNAKGSSDAINLIKALGQLISHGVPLSVTPLIDGLAREIARTTLLSKQRPNSKSGQGQQDSSNAIASSYDTTSLKGEV